A genomic window from Brassica napus cultivar Da-Ae unplaced genomic scaffold, Da-Ae ScsIHWf_1425;HRSCAF=2013, whole genome shotgun sequence includes:
- the LOC106381518 gene encoding organic cation/carnitine transporter 2, whose translation MAEPTQPLLNDSNSSPPRSLDDTIERYIGSFGWAQFLQATLVSFSGVFDAQQTFISVFTDFEPKWHCTESFCHDSISNICILPKTSWSWDFPPHVSVISEWGLQCSGSFVKGLPESSFFVGCLIGGLILSTLADSSLGRKNMLFLSCLLMSISTMFTVFSPNIWVYAFLRFVNGFGRATIGTCALVLSTELVGKRWRGRVGIMSFFGFMLGFLSLPAMAYMNRGNSWRILYIWTSVPTIIYCVLVRYFVCESPRWLFVRGRREEAISILKRVASIPLSDGTMSFSSLPTEEEEDEKPSVNIYAAMKVLVEKRWALRRLTAVMAVAFGIGLVYYGMPLALSNLDFNVYMSAAFNALMDLPANLITLFLVDKLSRRNALIGFTALGGVSSVLIFALQNMRIGSHGALQLVLELISYFCACSAFNIEMIYTIELFPTCVRNSAIAMTRQALVLGGVFSPIMVAAGRKNGFWSFGLFGLAIGLLGLFAVALPETRGSDLCDTMDEEECKDRQGNNDIISSVIA comes from the coding sequence ATGGCTGAACCAACTCAGCCGCTTCTGAACGATTCAAACTCGTCACCGCCGAGATCCCTCGACGACACGATCGAGAGGTACATTGGAAGCTTTGGGTGGGCCCAGTTCCTCCAGGCCACATTAGTCTCCTTCTCCGGAGTTTTCGACGCTCAACAGACATTCATCTCCGTCTTCACAGACTTCGAACCCAAATGGCACTGCACCGAGTCGTTCTGTCACGACTCCATCTCCAACATCTGCATCCTCCCCAAAACCTCTTGGTCCTGGGACTTCCCTCCTCACGTCTCCGTCATCTCCGAGTGGGGTCTCCAATGCTCAGGCTCGTTCGTCAAAGGCTTGCCGGAGAGTTCCTTCTTCGTCGGGTGTTTAATCGGAGGTTTGATTCTCTCTACGTTAGCAGACTCTTCTCTCGGTCGTAAGAACATGCTGTTTCTCTCCTGTCTCTTGATGTCGATATCAACAATGTTTACGGTTTTCTCGCCGAACATCTGGGTTTACGCTTTTCTCCGGTTCGTTAACGGGTTTGGTCGAGCGACGATCGGGACGTGTGCGCTTGTTCTCTCGACGGAGCTTGTCGGGAAGAGATGGCGAGGACGTGTCGGGATCATGAGCTTCTTCGGCTTCATGCTTGGCTTCTTGTCTCTCCCTGCCATGGCTTATATGAATAGAGGGAACTCGTGGAGGATACTCTACATCTGGACCTCGGTTCCGACCATAATCTACTGTGTTCTGGTTCGGTACTTCGTCTGCGAGTCTCCGAGGTGGCTGTTCGTTAGAGGTCGTAGAGAAGAAGCCATTTCGATTCTCAAGAGAGTTGCTTCGATTCCTTTGAGTGATGGTACCATGAGCTTTTCGAGCTTACCAactgaggaggaggaagacgagAAGCCTAGTGTTAACATCTACGCGGCCATGAAGGTGTTGGTGGAAAAGAGATGGGCGCTTAGGAGATTAACCGCGGTTATGGCGGTTGCGTTTGGGATCGGTTTGGTCTACTACGGGATGCCTTTAGCGTTATCCAATCTCGATTTCAACGTTTATATGAGTGCAGCGTTTAACGCGTTGATGGATTTGCCAGCGAACCTCATAACGCTTTTCCTCGTGGACAAACTCAGCAGGAGAAACGCACTCATCGGGTTTACGGCCTTAGGAGGTGTCTCGAGCGTTCTCATATTCGCGTTACAGAATATGAGAATAGGGAGCCACGGGGCTTTACAATTGGTATTAGAGCTGATCTCTTACTTTTGCGCGTGTTCGGCTTTTAATATTGAGATGATATACACAATCGAGTTGTTTCCGACATGCGTGAGGAACTCGGCGATCGCAATGACTAGACAGGCATTGGTGCTTGGTGGGGTCTTCAGCCCGATTATGGTGGCAGCTGGTCGGAAAAACGGGTTCTGGTCGTTCGGGTTGTTTGGTTTAGCTATAGGCTTGCTTGGTTTGTTTGCCGTCGCGTTACCAGAGACTAGAGGGAGTGATCTATGCGACACTATGGACGAGGAAGAGTGCAAAGATCGGCAGGGTAACAATGATATCATCAGTAGTGTGATTGCATGA